One segment of Rosa chinensis cultivar Old Blush chromosome 6, RchiOBHm-V2, whole genome shotgun sequence DNA contains the following:
- the LOC112169229 gene encoding probable protein phosphatase 2C 22 isoform X2 — MDGSKVGSFENGSTSEGRPPNPAAYWRCYGRADGVPAAPCKKTLVRHTSLMRTKASDVIVELGVEEEKYESKFIPIVRSGAWTDIGSRSNMEDVYVCVDNFMHDYGLKNFTDGPSAFYGVFDGHGGKHAADFACSNLPKFIFEDEDFPGDIQKVVSSAFLQTDTAFQEACTLDATLASGTTALTALLVGRLLVVANAGDCRAVLCRRGKAIAMSSDHKPICSKEIKRVEACGGSVYDGYLNGQLNVTRALGDWHMEGMKSRDGGPLSAEPEVKTVKLTEEDEFLIIGCDGIWDVFRSQNAVDFARRRLQEHNDPATCSKDLVDEALKRKSSDNLAVVVVCFQHEPPPNLIAPRSRVQRSFSAEGLRELQSFLDDLKT; from the exons ATGGACGGAAGTAAAGTTGGGAGCTTTGAGAATGGGAGTACGAGCGAGGGTCGGCCTCCGAACCCGGCTGCGTACTGGAGGTGCTACGGCCGCGCCGACGGCGTTCCGGCGGCCCCGTGCAAGAAGACTCTTGTTCGACACACATCTCTT ATGAGGACGAAGGCGTCAGACGTCATTGTTGAACTGGGAGTAGAAGAAGAGAAGTATGAATCGAAGTTCATTCCAATTGTGCGCTCTGGAGCATGGACTGACATTGGTTCTCGCTCAAACATGGAAGATGTTTATGTCTGTGTGGACAATTTTATGCATGACTATGGTCTCAAGAATTTCACTGATGGCCCCAGTGCCTTCTACGGG GTCTTTGATGGACATGGAGGAAAGCATGCCGCTGACTTTGCTTGCTCTAATTTGCCAAAGTTCATTTTTGAGGATGAAGACTTCCCTGGTGATATTCAAAAGGTTGTAAGTTCAGCATTTCTGCAAACTGACACTGCCTTTCAAGAAGCCTGCACTTTGGATGCTACCCTTGCTTCTGGTACCACTGCATTGACAGCTCTTCTTGTTGGaag GCTGTTGGTGGTAGCTAATGCTGGAGACTGTCGAGCAGTGCTTTGCCGCCGTGGAAAAGCAATTGCGATGTCAAGCGATCACAAACCTATATGCAGCAAAGAGATCAAACGCGTCGAGGCATGTGGAGGATCAGTGTATGATGGCTACCTTAATGGGCAGCTTAATGTCACTCGCGCTTTGGGAGACTGGCATATGGAAGGAATGAAGAGCAGGGATGGTGGGCCACTCAGTGCAGAGCCAGAGGTTAAGACTGTAAAACTAACGGAGGAAGACGAGTTCCTTATCATTGGCTGTGATGGGATCTGGGATGTGTTTAGGAGTCAAAATGCAGTGGATTTTGCTCGTCGCAGGCTTCAGGAGCACAATGACCCAGCCACATGTAGCAAGGATTTAGTTGATGAGGCTTTGAAGAGGAAGAGTAGCGACAATCTGGCTGTTGTGGTAGTTTGCTTCCAACACGAGCCTCCACCCAATTTGATTGCCCCTCGCTCAAGAGTGCAGAGGAGCTTCTCTGCTGAAGGTTTGAGGGAGTTGCAAAGCTTCTTGGATGACTTGAAAACTTGA
- the LOC112169229 gene encoding probable protein phosphatase 2C 22 isoform X1, with protein sequence MDGSKVGSFENGSTSEGRPPNPAAYWRCYGRADGVPAAPCKKTLVRHTSLQMRTKASDVIVELGVEEEKYESKFIPIVRSGAWTDIGSRSNMEDVYVCVDNFMHDYGLKNFTDGPSAFYGVFDGHGGKHAADFACSNLPKFIFEDEDFPGDIQKVVSSAFLQTDTAFQEACTLDATLASGTTALTALLVGRLLVVANAGDCRAVLCRRGKAIAMSSDHKPICSKEIKRVEACGGSVYDGYLNGQLNVTRALGDWHMEGMKSRDGGPLSAEPEVKTVKLTEEDEFLIIGCDGIWDVFRSQNAVDFARRRLQEHNDPATCSKDLVDEALKRKSSDNLAVVVVCFQHEPPPNLIAPRSRVQRSFSAEGLRELQSFLDDLKT encoded by the exons ATGGACGGAAGTAAAGTTGGGAGCTTTGAGAATGGGAGTACGAGCGAGGGTCGGCCTCCGAACCCGGCTGCGTACTGGAGGTGCTACGGCCGCGCCGACGGCGTTCCGGCGGCCCCGTGCAAGAAGACTCTTGTTCGACACACATCTCTT CAGATGAGGACGAAGGCGTCAGACGTCATTGTTGAACTGGGAGTAGAAGAAGAGAAGTATGAATCGAAGTTCATTCCAATTGTGCGCTCTGGAGCATGGACTGACATTGGTTCTCGCTCAAACATGGAAGATGTTTATGTCTGTGTGGACAATTTTATGCATGACTATGGTCTCAAGAATTTCACTGATGGCCCCAGTGCCTTCTACGGG GTCTTTGATGGACATGGAGGAAAGCATGCCGCTGACTTTGCTTGCTCTAATTTGCCAAAGTTCATTTTTGAGGATGAAGACTTCCCTGGTGATATTCAAAAGGTTGTAAGTTCAGCATTTCTGCAAACTGACACTGCCTTTCAAGAAGCCTGCACTTTGGATGCTACCCTTGCTTCTGGTACCACTGCATTGACAGCTCTTCTTGTTGGaag GCTGTTGGTGGTAGCTAATGCTGGAGACTGTCGAGCAGTGCTTTGCCGCCGTGGAAAAGCAATTGCGATGTCAAGCGATCACAAACCTATATGCAGCAAAGAGATCAAACGCGTCGAGGCATGTGGAGGATCAGTGTATGATGGCTACCTTAATGGGCAGCTTAATGTCACTCGCGCTTTGGGAGACTGGCATATGGAAGGAATGAAGAGCAGGGATGGTGGGCCACTCAGTGCAGAGCCAGAGGTTAAGACTGTAAAACTAACGGAGGAAGACGAGTTCCTTATCATTGGCTGTGATGGGATCTGGGATGTGTTTAGGAGTCAAAATGCAGTGGATTTTGCTCGTCGCAGGCTTCAGGAGCACAATGACCCAGCCACATGTAGCAAGGATTTAGTTGATGAGGCTTTGAAGAGGAAGAGTAGCGACAATCTGGCTGTTGTGGTAGTTTGCTTCCAACACGAGCCTCCACCCAATTTGATTGCCCCTCGCTCAAGAGTGCAGAGGAGCTTCTCTGCTGAAGGTTTGAGGGAGTTGCAAAGCTTCTTGGATGACTTGAAAACTTGA
- the LOC112169228 gene encoding pleiotropic drug resistance protein 1 isoform X2 — MEVFSRSFRGEDDEEALKWAAIERLPTGLRIGRGLFIDGEGQAREVDVENLGLLERKTLLERLVNNAEKDNEKFLLKLKNRIDRVGLDMPTIEVRFEHLTVEAKVYLGSRALPTLLNFAINMLQGWLHYLHIFPSRKASLTILQNVSGIIKPQRMTLLLGPPSSGKTTLLLALAGRLDKDLRSSGEVTYNGHSMAEFVAQRTSAYISQNDLHIGEMTVKETLAFSARCQGVGSNCDMLAELSRREKEENIKPDPDIDIYQKAAALEGQESSVVADYILKILGLEVCANTMVGDEMVRGISGGERKRVTIGEMLVGPVRALFMDEISTGLDSSTTFQIVNSLRQSIHILRGTAVVSLLQPAPETYSLFDDIILLSDGQIVYQGPRESVLDFFEFMGFKCPERKGVADFLQEVTSRKDQEQYWARLHEPYRFVTVTEFADAFQAFHIGQRLGDELASPFDRSKSHRAALTAKKYGVNTKELFRACISREFLLMKRNSFAYIFKLALLIILASITTTIFLRVEMHKGTVLDGGIYLGALFFAVIVAMFNGISELNMAIMKLPVFYKQRDLLFYPAWAYSIPGWILKIPITLVESFIWVIITYYVIGFDPHVERFLKQYMLLVCINQMASGLFRCMAAIGRSVIVASTFGTFALLVILVLGGFVLSREAVPKWWLWGYWVSPLMYGQNAIAVNEFLGKSWSHVPPGSTESLGVMVLKSHGIFPEAHWYWIGVAALVGYTFLFNIIIAFALQYLDPFGKPQAVLSKESIAERNGNGTGEFIELLSRGNRYSGGGRSDIANGKRKRGMVLPFQPLSLAFDEIRYAIDMPQEMKAQGVEDRLELLKGLNGAFRPGVLTALMGVSGAGKTTLMDVLAGRKTGGYIEGSIVISGYRKRQETFARISGYCEQTDIHSPHVTVYESLLFSAWLRLLPEVDSATRKMFIEEVMELVELTSLRGALVGLPGVTGLSTEQRKRLTIAVELVANPSIIFMDEPTSGLDARAAAIVMRTVRNTVDTGRTVVCTIHQPSIDIFEAFDELLLLKLGGEPIYAGPLGLHSSLLIEYFEGINGVPKVKDGYNPATWMLEITSAAQEEALGVNFTDVYKKSELYKRTKDMIKELSIPPSGSKDLYFPTRYSQSFHTQCMACLWKQHWSYWRNPSYSAVRLLFTTFIALLFGMIFWDLGSKRSKQQDIFNAMGSIYSAVIFLGVQNAASVQPIVAVERTVFYRERAAGMYSALPYAFGQMMIEVPYIFIQTIIYGVIVYAMMGFDWIVSKFLWYLFFMYFTLLYFTFYGMMTMALTPNHNIAAITSSSFYAIWNLFSGFVIPPSRIPIWWKWYYWICPVAWTLYGMAASQFGDIKQRLETGETVEDFLTSYFGYRHDFLGIVAVVVVGFSLLFGFIFAYSIRAFNFQKR, encoded by the exons ATGGAAGTGTTTTCAAGGTCTTTTCGGGGTGAAGACGATGAAGAAGCTCTCAAATGGGCTGCAATTGAGAGGCTGCCTACTGGTTTGCGTATCGGGAGAGGCTTGTTCATTGATGGTGAGGGCCAAGCTAGGGAGGTTGATGTCGAAAACCTTGGTTTACTTGAGAGGAAGACTTTGTTGGAGAGGCTGGTGAACAATGCGGAGAAAGATAATGAGAAGTTCTTGTTAAAGCTCAAGAACCGAATTGACAG AGTTGGACTTGATATGCCAACAATTGAAGTTCGGTTTGAGCATCTAACTGTGGAGGCAAAAGTTTATTTGGGAAGCAGAGCTCTGCCTACTTTACTCAACTTTGCCATCAATATGTTACAG GGATGGTTACATTATCTTCACATTTTTCCAAGTAGAAAGGCATCTTTAacaatccttcaaaatgttAGTGGCATTATCAAGCCCCAAAG AATGACTTTGCTTTTAGGTCCCCCAAGTTCCGGAAAAACCACATTACTATTGGCTCTTGCAGGAAGACTTGATAAAGATCTAAGA TCTTCAGGAGAAGTTACGTATAATGGACACAGTATGGCAGAATTTGTAGCTCAGAGAACATCAGCTTATATAAGTCAAAATGATCTTCACATAGGAGAAATGACAGTGAAGGAGACACTGGCTTTCTCAGCTAGATGTCAAGGAGTTGGATCAAATTGCG ACATGTTGGCAGAATTGTctagaagagagaaggaggaaaaTATCAAACCGGATCCCGACATTGATATCTACCAAAAG GCAGCAGCACTAGAAGGGCAGGAGAGTAGTGTAGTTGCTGATTACATTCTCAAG ATTTTGGGACTTGAAGTTTGTGCCAATACTATGGTGGGGGATGAAATGGTAAGAGGCATCTCGGGtggagaaagaaagcgagtcaCAATAG GGGAGATGCTTGTTGGACCTGTAAGAGCTCTCTTCATGGATGAGATATCAACTGGCTTGGACAGTTCAACGACTTTCCAGATAGTAAACTCACTCAGGCAATCCATCCATATTCTTAGGGGAACTGCAGTTGTTTCCCTCCTTCAGCCAGCCCCCGAAACTTACAGCCTATTCGATGATATAATTCTCCTATCAGATGGCCAAATAGTGTATCAGGGTCCACGTGAAAGTGTGCTCGACTTTTTTGAATTCATGGGGTTCAAATGTCCCGAGAGGAAAGGAGTTGCTGACTTCTTGCAAGAG GTGACATCCAGGAAAGATCAAGAGCAGTATTGGGCACGTTTACATGAGCCTTACAGATTTGTTACTGTCACTGAGTTTGCTGACGCATTCCAGGCATTTCATATTGGCCAGAGACTTGGTGATGAGCTTGCTAGTCCCTTCGACAGGTCTAAAAGCCACCGTGCTGCTTTAACAGCTAAGAAATATGGTGTTAACACGAAGGAGTTGTTCAGAGCTTGTATTTCTAGAGAGTTTTTGCTCATGAAGAGGAACTCATTTGCCTACATTTTCAAACTGGCTCTA CTTATCATCTTAGCTTCTATAACAACAACAATATTTCTAAGAGTTGAGATGCATAAAGGCACTGTGTTGGATGGGGGAATCTATCTGGGTGCTTTGTTCTTTGCAGTCATTGTAGCGATGTTTAATGGAATATCAGAGCTGAACATGGCCATTATGAAACTTCCCGTCTTTTACAAGCAAAGAGACCTCCTCTTCTATCCTGCATGGGCATACTCAATACCTGGATGGATACTCAAGATCCCAATCACTTTAGTAGAGAGTTTCATTTGGGTGATCATTACTTATTATGTCATAGGATTTGATCCACATGTTGAAAG GTTCCTCAAGCAGTACATGTTACTGGTGTGCATAAACCAGATGGCGTCCGGTTTGTTCAGGTGCATGGCAGCAATAGGAAGGAGTGTAATAGTTGCGAGCACATTTGGAACCTTTGCATTACTTGTAATCTTGGTTTTGGGAGGATTTGTCTTATCTCGAG agGCTGTACCAAAATGGTGGTTGTGGGGGTACTGGGTCTCGCCGTTGATGTATGGACAAAATGCCATAGCTGTGAATGAATTCCTTGGAAAGAGTTGGAGCCAT GTTCCACCTGGTTCTACAGAATCCTTGGGAGTTATGGTCCTGAAGTCTCATGGCATTTTCCCAGAAGCACATTGGTATTGGATTGGAGTAGCAGCTTTAGTTGGATACACTTTTCTGTTCAACATCATCATTGCTTTCGCTCTACAATACCTGGATC CATTTGGGAAGCCTCAGGCAGTACTGTCCAAAGAAAGCATAGCGGAGAGAAATGGTAACGGAACTGGAGAGTTCATTGAGCTATTATCAAGAGGAAATAGATATTCTG GTGGAGGAAGAAGTGATATTGCTAATGGGAAAAGGAAGCGAGGAATGGTTCTTCCTTTTCAACCCCTTTCCCTTGCTTTCGATGAGATCAGATATGCCATAGATATGCCACAG GAAATGAAAGCACAGGGTGTTGAAGATAGGCTGGAACTGTTGAAAGGTCTAAATGGTGCTTTTAGACCAGGAGTCTTAACAGCCCTGATGGGTGTTAGTGGTGCAGGCAAGACCACTTTAATGGATGTCTTGGCCGGAAGGAAAACTGGTGGATACATTGAGGGAAGCATTGTGATATCTGGGTACCGTAAAAGGCAAGAAACATTTGCTCGCATATCAGGTTATTGCGAGCAAACTGATATCCACTCTCCTCATGTTACAGTCTATGAATCCCTGCTGTTTTCTGCTTGGCTTCGACTACTGCCTGAGGTTGATTCTGCAACGAGGAAG ATGTTTATCGAGGAAGTTATGGAGCTTGTGGAGCTGACTTCACTTAGGGGAGCACTTGTGGGATTACCAGGTGTAACTGGCCTTTCAACCGAGCAGCGTAAAAGACTGACTATTGCCGTTGAGCTTGTTGCAAATCCATCTATAATTTTCATGGATGAGCCAACATCTGGCCTTGATGCCAGGGCAGCAGCAATAGTGATGAGAACAGTTAGGAACACAGTGGACACAGGCCGAACTGTGGTTTGCACTATCCACCAGCCTAGCATAGATATATTCGAAGCTTTTGATGAG cttcttcttctcaaatTGGGAGGTGAGCCAATATACGCTGGTCCATTAGGCCTCCATTCCTCCCTTCTGATCGAGTACTTTGAG GGAATTAATGGCGTTCCTAAAGTTAAAGATGGATATAACCCTGCAACGTGGATGTTGGAGATTACTTCAGCAGCACAAGAGGAAGCTCTTGGGGTTAACTTCACAGATGTGTACAAGAAATCAGAACTATACAA GAGAACTAAAGATATGATCAAGGAATTGTCTATACCTCCCTCAGGTTCTAAGGATCTGTACTTTCCTACTCGCTACTCGCAATCTTTTCACACCCAATGCATGGCTTGCCTATGGAAACAACACTGGTCGTACTGGCGAAACCCATCATATAGTGCAGTTAGACTCTTATTCACAACATTCATCGCGTTGTTGTTTGGTATGATATTTTGGGATCTCGGGTCAAAAAG GAGCAAGCAGCAAGACATCTTCAATGCAATGGGCTCTATATATTCTGCTGTTATTTTTCTCGGGGTCCAGAATGCTGCCTCAGTGCAGCCAATTGTGGCTGTTGAGAGAACAGTGTTTTACAGAGAAAGAGCAGCTGGTATGTACTCAGCTTTGCCTTACGCATTTGGACAG ATGATGATTGAGGTTCCCTacattttcattcagacaatTATTTATGGGGTTATAGTATATGCAATGATGGGATTCGATTGGATAGTTTCCAAGTTCCTTTGGTACCTTTTCTTCATGTACTTCACCTTATTATACTTCACATTCTATGGCATGATGACCATGGCTCTAACTCCCAACCACAACATTGCTGCTATAACTTCATCTTCCTTCTATGCAATATGGAACCTTTTCTCAGGATTTGTCATTCCTCCATCG AGAATACCTATATGGTGGAAATGGTACTATTGGATTTGCCCTGTTGCTTGGACCTTGTATGGAATGGCCGCTTCGCAGTTTGGAGACATAAAGCAGAGACTCGAGACTGGCGAAACCGTGGAAGATTTTTTGACAAGCTACTTTGGATACAGGCACGACTTTCTGGGTATCGTTGCAGTGGTGGTTGTCGGGTTTTCATTGCTGTTCGGCTTTATCTTTGCTTATTCCATTCGAGCTTTTAACTTCCAAAAAAGATGA
- the LOC112169228 gene encoding pleiotropic drug resistance protein 1 isoform X1, whose amino-acid sequence MEVFSRSFRGEDDEEALKWAAIERLPTGLRIGRGLFIDGEGQAREVDVENLGLLERKTLLERLVNNAEKDNEKFLLKLKNRIDRVGLDMPTIEVRFEHLTVEAKVYLGSRALPTLLNFAINMLQGWLHYLHIFPSRKASLTILQNVSGIIKPQRMTLLLGPPSSGKTTLLLALAGRLDKDLRSSGEVTYNGHSMAEFVAQRTSAYISQNDLHIGEMTVKETLAFSARCQGVGSNCDMLAELSRREKEENIKPDPDIDIYQKAAALEGQESSVVADYILKILGLEVCANTMVGDEMVRGISGGERKRVTIGEMLVGPVRALFMDEISTGLDSSTTFQIVNSLRQSIHILRGTAVVSLLQPAPETYSLFDDIILLSDGQIVYQGPRESVLDFFEFMGFKCPERKGVADFLQEVTSRKDQEQYWARLHEPYRFVTVTEFADAFQAFHIGQRLGDELASPFDRSKSHRAALTAKKYGVNTKELFRACISREFLLMKRNSFAYIFKLALLIILASITTTIFLRVEMHKGTVLDGGIYLGALFFAVIVAMFNGISELNMAIMKLPVFYKQRDLLFYPAWAYSIPGWILKIPITLVESFIWVIITYYVIGFDPHVERFLKQYMLLVCINQMASGLFRCMAAIGRSVIVASTFGTFALLVILVLGGFVLSREAVPKWWLWGYWVSPLMYGQNAIAVNEFLGKSWSHVPPGSTESLGVMVLKSHGIFPEAHWYWIGVAALVGYTFLFNIIIAFALQYLDPFGKPQAVLSKESIAERNGNGTGEFIELLSRGNRYSESSIEGATSLSSCTGGGRSDIANGKRKRGMVLPFQPLSLAFDEIRYAIDMPQEMKAQGVEDRLELLKGLNGAFRPGVLTALMGVSGAGKTTLMDVLAGRKTGGYIEGSIVISGYRKRQETFARISGYCEQTDIHSPHVTVYESLLFSAWLRLLPEVDSATRKMFIEEVMELVELTSLRGALVGLPGVTGLSTEQRKRLTIAVELVANPSIIFMDEPTSGLDARAAAIVMRTVRNTVDTGRTVVCTIHQPSIDIFEAFDELLLLKLGGEPIYAGPLGLHSSLLIEYFEGINGVPKVKDGYNPATWMLEITSAAQEEALGVNFTDVYKKSELYKRTKDMIKELSIPPSGSKDLYFPTRYSQSFHTQCMACLWKQHWSYWRNPSYSAVRLLFTTFIALLFGMIFWDLGSKRSKQQDIFNAMGSIYSAVIFLGVQNAASVQPIVAVERTVFYRERAAGMYSALPYAFGQMMIEVPYIFIQTIIYGVIVYAMMGFDWIVSKFLWYLFFMYFTLLYFTFYGMMTMALTPNHNIAAITSSSFYAIWNLFSGFVIPPSRIPIWWKWYYWICPVAWTLYGMAASQFGDIKQRLETGETVEDFLTSYFGYRHDFLGIVAVVVVGFSLLFGFIFAYSIRAFNFQKR is encoded by the exons ATGGAAGTGTTTTCAAGGTCTTTTCGGGGTGAAGACGATGAAGAAGCTCTCAAATGGGCTGCAATTGAGAGGCTGCCTACTGGTTTGCGTATCGGGAGAGGCTTGTTCATTGATGGTGAGGGCCAAGCTAGGGAGGTTGATGTCGAAAACCTTGGTTTACTTGAGAGGAAGACTTTGTTGGAGAGGCTGGTGAACAATGCGGAGAAAGATAATGAGAAGTTCTTGTTAAAGCTCAAGAACCGAATTGACAG AGTTGGACTTGATATGCCAACAATTGAAGTTCGGTTTGAGCATCTAACTGTGGAGGCAAAAGTTTATTTGGGAAGCAGAGCTCTGCCTACTTTACTCAACTTTGCCATCAATATGTTACAG GGATGGTTACATTATCTTCACATTTTTCCAAGTAGAAAGGCATCTTTAacaatccttcaaaatgttAGTGGCATTATCAAGCCCCAAAG AATGACTTTGCTTTTAGGTCCCCCAAGTTCCGGAAAAACCACATTACTATTGGCTCTTGCAGGAAGACTTGATAAAGATCTAAGA TCTTCAGGAGAAGTTACGTATAATGGACACAGTATGGCAGAATTTGTAGCTCAGAGAACATCAGCTTATATAAGTCAAAATGATCTTCACATAGGAGAAATGACAGTGAAGGAGACACTGGCTTTCTCAGCTAGATGTCAAGGAGTTGGATCAAATTGCG ACATGTTGGCAGAATTGTctagaagagagaaggaggaaaaTATCAAACCGGATCCCGACATTGATATCTACCAAAAG GCAGCAGCACTAGAAGGGCAGGAGAGTAGTGTAGTTGCTGATTACATTCTCAAG ATTTTGGGACTTGAAGTTTGTGCCAATACTATGGTGGGGGATGAAATGGTAAGAGGCATCTCGGGtggagaaagaaagcgagtcaCAATAG GGGAGATGCTTGTTGGACCTGTAAGAGCTCTCTTCATGGATGAGATATCAACTGGCTTGGACAGTTCAACGACTTTCCAGATAGTAAACTCACTCAGGCAATCCATCCATATTCTTAGGGGAACTGCAGTTGTTTCCCTCCTTCAGCCAGCCCCCGAAACTTACAGCCTATTCGATGATATAATTCTCCTATCAGATGGCCAAATAGTGTATCAGGGTCCACGTGAAAGTGTGCTCGACTTTTTTGAATTCATGGGGTTCAAATGTCCCGAGAGGAAAGGAGTTGCTGACTTCTTGCAAGAG GTGACATCCAGGAAAGATCAAGAGCAGTATTGGGCACGTTTACATGAGCCTTACAGATTTGTTACTGTCACTGAGTTTGCTGACGCATTCCAGGCATTTCATATTGGCCAGAGACTTGGTGATGAGCTTGCTAGTCCCTTCGACAGGTCTAAAAGCCACCGTGCTGCTTTAACAGCTAAGAAATATGGTGTTAACACGAAGGAGTTGTTCAGAGCTTGTATTTCTAGAGAGTTTTTGCTCATGAAGAGGAACTCATTTGCCTACATTTTCAAACTGGCTCTA CTTATCATCTTAGCTTCTATAACAACAACAATATTTCTAAGAGTTGAGATGCATAAAGGCACTGTGTTGGATGGGGGAATCTATCTGGGTGCTTTGTTCTTTGCAGTCATTGTAGCGATGTTTAATGGAATATCAGAGCTGAACATGGCCATTATGAAACTTCCCGTCTTTTACAAGCAAAGAGACCTCCTCTTCTATCCTGCATGGGCATACTCAATACCTGGATGGATACTCAAGATCCCAATCACTTTAGTAGAGAGTTTCATTTGGGTGATCATTACTTATTATGTCATAGGATTTGATCCACATGTTGAAAG GTTCCTCAAGCAGTACATGTTACTGGTGTGCATAAACCAGATGGCGTCCGGTTTGTTCAGGTGCATGGCAGCAATAGGAAGGAGTGTAATAGTTGCGAGCACATTTGGAACCTTTGCATTACTTGTAATCTTGGTTTTGGGAGGATTTGTCTTATCTCGAG agGCTGTACCAAAATGGTGGTTGTGGGGGTACTGGGTCTCGCCGTTGATGTATGGACAAAATGCCATAGCTGTGAATGAATTCCTTGGAAAGAGTTGGAGCCAT GTTCCACCTGGTTCTACAGAATCCTTGGGAGTTATGGTCCTGAAGTCTCATGGCATTTTCCCAGAAGCACATTGGTATTGGATTGGAGTAGCAGCTTTAGTTGGATACACTTTTCTGTTCAACATCATCATTGCTTTCGCTCTACAATACCTGGATC CATTTGGGAAGCCTCAGGCAGTACTGTCCAAAGAAAGCATAGCGGAGAGAAATGGTAACGGAACTGGAGAGTTCATTGAGCTATTATCAAGAGGAAATAGATATTCTG AAAGTAGTATTGAAGGTGCAACAAGCTTGTCATCATGTACAGGTGGAGGAAGAAGTGATATTGCTAATGGGAAAAGGAAGCGAGGAATGGTTCTTCCTTTTCAACCCCTTTCCCTTGCTTTCGATGAGATCAGATATGCCATAGATATGCCACAG GAAATGAAAGCACAGGGTGTTGAAGATAGGCTGGAACTGTTGAAAGGTCTAAATGGTGCTTTTAGACCAGGAGTCTTAACAGCCCTGATGGGTGTTAGTGGTGCAGGCAAGACCACTTTAATGGATGTCTTGGCCGGAAGGAAAACTGGTGGATACATTGAGGGAAGCATTGTGATATCTGGGTACCGTAAAAGGCAAGAAACATTTGCTCGCATATCAGGTTATTGCGAGCAAACTGATATCCACTCTCCTCATGTTACAGTCTATGAATCCCTGCTGTTTTCTGCTTGGCTTCGACTACTGCCTGAGGTTGATTCTGCAACGAGGAAG ATGTTTATCGAGGAAGTTATGGAGCTTGTGGAGCTGACTTCACTTAGGGGAGCACTTGTGGGATTACCAGGTGTAACTGGCCTTTCAACCGAGCAGCGTAAAAGACTGACTATTGCCGTTGAGCTTGTTGCAAATCCATCTATAATTTTCATGGATGAGCCAACATCTGGCCTTGATGCCAGGGCAGCAGCAATAGTGATGAGAACAGTTAGGAACACAGTGGACACAGGCCGAACTGTGGTTTGCACTATCCACCAGCCTAGCATAGATATATTCGAAGCTTTTGATGAG cttcttcttctcaaatTGGGAGGTGAGCCAATATACGCTGGTCCATTAGGCCTCCATTCCTCCCTTCTGATCGAGTACTTTGAG GGAATTAATGGCGTTCCTAAAGTTAAAGATGGATATAACCCTGCAACGTGGATGTTGGAGATTACTTCAGCAGCACAAGAGGAAGCTCTTGGGGTTAACTTCACAGATGTGTACAAGAAATCAGAACTATACAA GAGAACTAAAGATATGATCAAGGAATTGTCTATACCTCCCTCAGGTTCTAAGGATCTGTACTTTCCTACTCGCTACTCGCAATCTTTTCACACCCAATGCATGGCTTGCCTATGGAAACAACACTGGTCGTACTGGCGAAACCCATCATATAGTGCAGTTAGACTCTTATTCACAACATTCATCGCGTTGTTGTTTGGTATGATATTTTGGGATCTCGGGTCAAAAAG GAGCAAGCAGCAAGACATCTTCAATGCAATGGGCTCTATATATTCTGCTGTTATTTTTCTCGGGGTCCAGAATGCTGCCTCAGTGCAGCCAATTGTGGCTGTTGAGAGAACAGTGTTTTACAGAGAAAGAGCAGCTGGTATGTACTCAGCTTTGCCTTACGCATTTGGACAG ATGATGATTGAGGTTCCCTacattttcattcagacaatTATTTATGGGGTTATAGTATATGCAATGATGGGATTCGATTGGATAGTTTCCAAGTTCCTTTGGTACCTTTTCTTCATGTACTTCACCTTATTATACTTCACATTCTATGGCATGATGACCATGGCTCTAACTCCCAACCACAACATTGCTGCTATAACTTCATCTTCCTTCTATGCAATATGGAACCTTTTCTCAGGATTTGTCATTCCTCCATCG AGAATACCTATATGGTGGAAATGGTACTATTGGATTTGCCCTGTTGCTTGGACCTTGTATGGAATGGCCGCTTCGCAGTTTGGAGACATAAAGCAGAGACTCGAGACTGGCGAAACCGTGGAAGATTTTTTGACAAGCTACTTTGGATACAGGCACGACTTTCTGGGTATCGTTGCAGTGGTGGTTGTCGGGTTTTCATTGCTGTTCGGCTTTATCTTTGCTTATTCCATTCGAGCTTTTAACTTCCAAAAAAGATGA